From the genome of Elusimicrobiota bacterium:
AGGGGCGGCCCGCCGCGCTTTTTGTGGCGGGCCGGCGACCGCCCCGGTCTCCGTTCCCACCGCAGCACCAAGCTTTGGTTTTCCCGGTCAGCGATTCAGCCGCAGCGTTCAGCTCCGTTCCGGCGGCGAAGCCGCTGGGGTTCTCTGCCGGCAGGTCCGATCAGCAGGCGCGGGAAGTAGTAGTCACCGCTATACCCGGTGGTGGTGCGTGTCCGCGACCGCGCGGTATTTCCGCATGGCGGAGCACAACTTTGTGCCCGAACGGATGAACGCCGAAGCGAGAGCCCGCAGACCGATAACGTGGTTGAAGAATCTCCGTCGAAAGCGAAGTCCACACCGATACTCTTTTTGGAATAGCGGACGGTCCCGATCCACTTCCGAACCAAAAGGACTTGCTCGATTCCAACCCCGCGCGCACACCTTTGAAGGTGCCCCCTCCCTACCTCCCTCCCCCAACGGGGGCGGGACAGCCGGAACCCCTCTCCCAACCTCTCCCCGACGGGGAAAGGGGGAAATACCCAGTCAAATACTGTAACCACTTTCGCGCCCGGAAACCAAAGGCCCGCCTAAGCGCTCTCCTCGGGCCGCCCTCCGGCCCTGCGGAAAAAATATAGCCCTATCCAATGGAGGAACAATGAAGCCAGATGAAGGCACAAAGACACGTTGCGCCATCTATACCCGCGTCTCGACCGACATGCAAGCGGAGGTGGAATACAACTCCTGCGAGGCCCAAGAGGACCGCATCCGGGCTTTCATGGCCAGTCAGGAAGGCTTTGAGGTCTTCAAGGTCTACTCGGATCCGGGATATCCGGGGCCATACAACCGGCCTGCTCTCCAGCAACTGGTCGGCGATGTCCGGGCGGGGGAAATCGACCTGGTTATCACTTACAAAATAGACCGCCTTACCCGGTCCCCCCGGGACTTTTACCAGTTGATTGAATTCCTTGAGGGCCACCAAGCCTCTTTCATTTCAGTCACAGAACGCTTCGACACGTCGACGCCTTCCGGCCGCCTCCTGCGCAACATCATGCTGACCTTCGCCCAATTCGAGCGCGAGTTGGCTTCCGAGCGCGTGAAGGATAAGGTCATACAACGTGTCCATCGCGGCCTTTATCATGGCGGCCACCCGCCCTTCGGATATAGGGCGGAAAACGGAGCTCTTGTTCTCGACCCGCCTCGAGACGTGGTGGTCAAACGCATCTTTGAAACCTATTCGGAGACCCGGTCTTTGCAGGCCGCTATGAAGTATCTGAAGAAGGAAAACATCTTATCTCGGAAAGGAAAGCCATTCTGCGACTCCGCCATCTGGTACACCCTTCAGAAGGAGGTCTACACCGGAAAGGTTGTCCACAAGGGAAAGGCCTACCCGGGCAACACGCTCCCATCATTTCAGAGGAACTTTTCCAGCACGTCCAGGCGCTAATCAAGCAAGGCCCTCGCTTCCATGTCGCCACTCATTCTCATCTGCCGTTTGCTGGGATTGTCCGATGCGGTGAATGCGATTCGACCATGTGCGTCACTTTCACCAACAAAGAGGGGAAATCTGGAAGAAGAAGGTATTACTACTATCGGTGCACGAAGGTGAACAACGAGGGAGGGGAACTTGCTCGACTCGCCAGATCAGCGCCGAGCGGCTGCACGAGTCGGTTTATAACAATCTCCTCCGCATTTCTATGGACACCGACTATTTAAGAAATCTAGTTTTTGCCCTCCAGAATCGTACCACTCACCCCAGGGCAGAAAAGGTCGAACTGCCACAAGATGTTTACAATCTGACGCCTGAAAAACTGCAAAAAAACCTAAATGCATTTATAAAAGCATGTGCGCGCAAAACCGGAATCGAGAAAGTCCTTTTGGTTCGGAAGTGGATCGGGACCGTCCGCTATTCCAAAAAGAGCATCGGTGTGGACTTCGCTGTCGACGGAGATTCGGCGGGACCGGTGGTCGGGGCGGTTTACTCGGGCCAGAGCGGCGGAGCCGCCCCCCAAAAGAAAGACCCCAACCGCACTACGCAGTTGGAGCCTGTCTTTGCCAAGAAAATGGCGGAGGGAGTGAGATTTGAACTCACGAGAAGCTTGCGCCTCTACCGCATTTCGAGTGCGGCGGATTCAACCGCTCTCCCATCCCTCCGTAAATTGTTAAAGCGGCGCTGAAAATCCAACCGACAGCCGCCGGACCGGAAATTCTTACGGGCTATTATACCCTGTGCCGCCCCGAAAAATCCCGACGCATTTCCCGCTGCAAATCCTTGCGTTTTTTGTCTTCCCGCTGGTCCGGCGCGGTTTTGCCCTTGGCCAGGCCCAATTTGACCTTGGCGAAGCCCGACTTGGAGAAATAGAGCTCCAGGGGCACAAGGGTGAGGCCTTTGATGGCCATCTTCCCGATCAAACGGCGAATCTCGTCCCGGTGAAGGAGGATTTTACGCTTTCGGGTGGGTTCCTGGGTGACGTGCAGGGAGCCCTGCTTGTAGGGGGAAATGTGCACGTTCCAAAGGAACACTTCGCCGTTTTCAACGCGGCCGAAGCCGTCCGATAAATTGACCTGGCCGGCGCGAAGGGATTTGACCTCCGGCCCGGTGAGGGCCAGCCCGCCGTCGTAGGTGTCCAGGATGGCGTATTTGTGATGGGCCCGGCGGTTTTCAGCGATTCGAGTCATAGGTTAACCAGATCCGGACGCTGCGCGGGACAGGACTTGAACCTGCACAGCCTTTCGGCCATAGGCTTCTGAGACCTACGTGTCTGCCAGTTCCACCACCCGCGCAGCGTCCGGACCATGGGTCTTAAAATTTTAATTCGATCGCGCCCACGCGTCACGCGGTGGGTAAGCCATCGAGACTGTACATCACCGGAGACTCTCAGGCAGTTCCACCACCCGCGCAGCGTCCGGACCATGGGTCTTAAAATGGGTCTTAATCGCGCCCACGTTTCATGGCGGTGGGTAAGCCATCGAGACTGTACATCACCGGAGACTCTCAGGCAGTTCCACCACCCGCGCAGCGTCCGGACCATGGGTCTTAAAATTTTCATTCGATCGCGCCCACGCGTCACGCGGTGGGTAAGCCATCGAGACTGTACATCACCGGAGACTCTCAGGCAGTTCCACCACCCGCGCAGCGTCCGGACCTTGGGTCTTAAATGAGTCTTCGTCGCGAACATCCCCGCGCGACGGCACGAAACCGATGCTATTCCGGCAACGACGCTTGGTCTTTGAGCCGGGACAGGGCGCTTTGGGCGTCGGCCAGATGGGGATCGGCCAACACGGCGGCCCGGTATTCGTTGGCGGCTTCGTCCAAACGGCCGCGCTTTTCAAAGGCTTGTCCCCGGCCCCAGAAGGCCCGGGCGTTGTGGGGCGACCATTTGAGCGCCCGGTTGAAGGCCCGAACGGCCCGTCGATTCCTGCCCTCGGCCAAATAGGCCCGGCCGACCCAGGTCCAGGCATCGGCCGATCGGGGCTCCGCGTGGGCCCACTCCAGGGATTTCAGCCGTGCGGCGACGGCGTGCCCCGCTGCCAAATCGGTTTCAATGGCGGCGGAACGCCCGAGGGGGGCCGAAATCGAGGAATTTTCCGCGGCGTCGGCCGCCGTTGAACCCGCCCACAGGGGAGCCGCCCCCAGGGCCATCAGGGCCAAGGGGAGGGTCAGACGCGTACGGCGGGACAGCGCGGCGATCTTCACGACGGAAACGGACTATACCATTAAGGTTCGAGGGGTGTCAAAACGAAACAGGCCGGGGCGGTTTCCCGCCCCGGCCTGTCGCGTTAAGAAAACCTTATTTCTTTTTGGAGCCTTTGGTTTTGGGGGCCGGTTTGGCGGCCGCTTCGGCTTTGGCTTTCAGGTCGGCCACCCGGGCCGTGACGGCTTTCAGGGACGAGTTCACGCGGGTGAAGTTGGCGGCCAGGAAATCCTCTTGGACCTTGGTCCAATCGGCTTCCAGGGCGCTTTGGGCGCTGGCCAATTCTTTGGCGACGGCGCCTTTGACTTTTTTGACCGTCGCGCCCAGGGCGGAAATTTCTTTTCCGATGGCGTCGATCCCGGCCTGCGCTTCGGCTTTGGCGGCGGCTTTTCCGGATTCCACGGCGGCCTGGGCGGCTTCGGCCTTGGCTTTCGCGTCCAGGGCGGAGGCCAGGGCGTTCTTATAATCTTTGGCTTCGACTTTGGTTTTGGCGTCGCTCAGGGCGTCTTTGGCGGCTTGGAAATTGTCGGTGGCGTATTCCAGGGCGCCCGCTTGTTCGGCGGAATTGACCGCGTTTTCGGCGTCGGTGATTTCAATGGTCGGCGGTTTCGCGCAGCCGAAGGCCAGGGCCAAAAGGACGGCGCTCAAAAATGTCGTTGCACGGGTGACGATTCGCATAACTTCCTCCTTGGGATTTGGAAAGGGGGGTAAAAGGACGAGTTGATTATCCGATTTTTTCAGCGGCGGATCAAGGCAGGACCTCGAAGGAAATGTGTCGCGGCGGGGGCGGCGGCTCCTGGCCGTCAAGGACGGCCGGCAAGGGCGGCAGGCCCGCGCTGATGAGGGTGCCTTCCGACAGGCGGAAGTTCTGGTTTAGGTAGGTGCGCACGGTTTCGGCCCGGGCCAGGGCCAGGGTTTCGCCCCGCACCACGCCGCCCACGAATTCTTCCTCGACGAACCCGTAGACGCGGACTTTCATCTCGGGGTGTCGGCGCAGGATGGCGCCGATGTTGTCCAACGCCTCGTAGGAGGTGGTCAGCATGATGGAATTGCCGGCTTCAAAGGTGACGGGCGGCGTTTGGCCGTCCTCGATTTGCTGGAGGACCCGGTTGATTTCGCCCTGCATTTGGAGGGCCTCGTCCACCTGCCCCGGCGCGGTGTCCAGGGGGGTTTCCAGGTCTTCCAGGGAGAGTTCCTCCTTGGGAATCAGGGGCACCCAGCCTTCGGGAAGATAGAACGAAACCAGGATGCCGCCGTCGGCGATTTTGGCCGCCTTGCCCGAAGGAGAGGCCTTGTCCACGTGGCGGAGGCTCAGTTCAAAGCTGACGGCGGCCAAATCGGCGAAATTCCATTGGGTGCCCACGCCCAGACCGGCGGTCAAGCCGTTGTTGATGCGCACGTTCGAGAAATAGTCCCGGCGGTTCCGGCTGATGCCGATCGTGGCGTTGGTGTAGGGCATCCAGGTGCGGGAATCGAAGAACCGCCGCTGGGCGACAAAAACGACGGATTGGAGGGTGACGGAGCGTTGCCCGTCGGCTTTCGATCGGAAGGAGTGGTTGGCGAACTGGCCGCCCAGGGTCCAGCGGTCGTTCACTTCGTGCCGCAGGCGCGCGCCGTAGGAAGACCCTGTTTCGTAGCCGTCGGTGATCTCGCTGGGGGAAAGAGGGACGGCGGTGAGGCCGAAGAGCCCGACGGAAATGGGGGAGCGGTCCTCGGCCCGGGCCGCGGTTCCGGCCCAAAGCGCCAGGAGGGAAATCCCCAGGGCCTTTCTCACCGAAGGCCCCGCCGCGCGAGGTCCAGGGCCACCCGGGCGGCTTCCAACGTCGGCGCGGGGTCGGCCCGTTCCTCGGCCCGGGGGCCGGCCGCCACGTCGAAAGCGGTGCCGTGCCCCGGCGAGGTCCGCACAAAAGGGAGGCCGACCGTGATGTTGACCAACCGCCGGCCGTCGAGGGTTTTTAAAGGGATCATGCCTTGATCGTGATAGAGGCTCGCCACAAAGTCGCTTTCGCCGGCCGCGTGCCGGGCCCAGGCCACGTCCGCGGGCCAGGGGCCCAGGATTCGTAGGCCTTTTTTCCGAAGGGCCGCGGCGGCGGGCGCCACGATTCGGATTTCCTCGTTGCCCAATAGGCCGCCGTCGCCCGCGTGGGGGTTCAACCCGCACAGAAGCCACCGGGGTCCGCCCCGAAGGCCCAGAAACGTTCGTCCCCAGGCGTCCACCCGGAGGACCGCGTCGATGATTTTTTTCGTCGTCAAAGCCGCCGGAACGTTTTTCAATGGGAGGTGACGGGTGATGAGCACCGTGCGTCGCCGGCCGGCGGCCATGACCATTTCCACCTTCTTGACGCCGCACAGGGCCGCCAGCATCTCGGTGTGCCCGGGGTGGGGCAGGCCGGCCAATCGAAAGGATTCCTTGGAGGCCGGGCCGGTCACCACGGCGGCCACGCGACCGGCCAGGGCCAATCCCACCGCGGCCCGAACGGAAAGGGCGGCGGATTCGCCGCCCACTCGCTGGGGTGCGCCACGGCGAAGGGTTCGAATCTCCGGATGGGGGACATGCAACACGTTGGCCACTCCGGGCCGGTCTAGATAATCGTCGATGGAGGGGAGGGGGTTGACCGTGAGGCCCCCCCGGGGAAGGAGGCGGTGAAGAATCCAAGCGTCCCCCACCAGCAGAGGACGGGACCGGCGCCGAAGGGCGGGGTCCAGGGCCGCCCGGGTGCCCACCAAGGGGCCGATGCCCGCCGGGTCGCCGAGCGTGATGGCCAAAAATGGCCGCGGCATCGGGATCAGTCGGCGGTGGGAAGCGTGATCTTGACCTGGGCGCCCTGGCGCATTTCGGTCACGTAGTCCTGAAGGGCTT
Proteins encoded in this window:
- a CDS encoding DUF4398 domain-containing protein, producing MRIVTRATTFLSAVLLALAFGCAKPPTIEITDAENAVNSAEQAGALEYATDNFQAAKDALSDAKTKVEAKDYKNALASALDAKAKAEAAQAAVESGKAAAKAEAQAGIDAIGKEISALGATVKKVKGAVAKELASAQSALEADWTKVQEDFLAANFTRVNSSLKAVTARVADLKAKAEAAAKPAPKTKGSKKK
- a CDS encoding 4-hydroxythreonine-4-phosphate dehydrogenase PdxA codes for the protein MPRPFLAITLGDPAGIGPLVGTRAALDPALRRRSRPLLVGDAWILHRLLPRGGLTVNPLPSIDDYLDRPGVANVLHVPHPEIRTLRRGAPQRVGGESAALSVRAAVGLALAGRVAAVVTGPASKESFRLAGLPHPGHTEMLAALCGVKKVEMVMAAGRRRTVLITRHLPLKNVPAALTTKKIIDAVLRVDAWGRTFLGLRGGPRWLLCGLNPHAGDGGLLGNEEIRIVAPAAAALRKKGLRILGPWPADVAWARHAAGESDFVASLYHDQGMIPLKTLDGRRLVNITVGLPFVRTSPGHGTAFDVAAGPRAEERADPAPTLEAARVALDLARRGLR
- the smpB gene encoding SsrA-binding protein SmpB is translated as MTRIAENRRAHHKYAILDTYDGGLALTGPEVKSLRAGQVNLSDGFGRVENGEVFLWNVHISPYKQGSLHVTQEPTRKRKILLHRDEIRRLIGKMAIKGLTLVPLELYFSKSGFAKVKLGLAKGKTAPDQREDKKRKDLQREMRRDFSGRHRV
- a CDS encoding recombinase family protein; translated protein: MKPDEGTKTRCAIYTRVSTDMQAEVEYNSCEAQEDRIRAFMASQEGFEVFKVYSDPGYPGPYNRPALQQLVGDVRAGEIDLVITYKIDRLTRSPRDFYQLIEFLEGHQASFISVTERFDTSTPSGRLLRNIMLTFAQFERELASERVKDKVIQRVHRGLYHGGHPPFGYRAENGALVLDPPRDVVVKRIFETYSETRSLQAAMKYLKKENILSRKGKPFCDSAIWYTLQKEVYTGKVVHKGKAYPGNTLPSFQRNFSSTSRR
- a CDS encoding tetratricopeptide repeat protein, whose product is MKIAALSRRTRLTLPLALMALGAAPLWAGSTAADAAENSSISAPLGRSAAIETDLAAGHAVAARLKSLEWAHAEPRSADAWTWVGRAYLAEGRNRRAVRAFNRALKWSPHNARAFWGRGQAFEKRGRLDEAANEYRAAVLADPHLADAQSALSRLKDQASLPE
- a CDS encoding outer membrane beta-barrel protein, with the protein product MRKALGISLLALWAGTAARAEDRSPISVGLFGLTAVPLSPSEITDGYETGSSYGARLRHEVNDRWTLGGQFANHSFRSKADGQRSVTLQSVVFVAQRRFFDSRTWMPYTNATIGISRNRRDYFSNVRINNGLTAGLGVGTQWNFADLAAVSFELSLRHVDKASPSGKAAKIADGGILVSFYLPEGWVPLIPKEELSLEDLETPLDTAPGQVDEALQMQGEINRVLQQIEDGQTPPVTFEAGNSIMLTTSYEALDNIGAILRRHPEMKVRVYGFVEEEFVGGVVRGETLALARAETVRTYLNQNFRLSEGTLISAGLPPLPAVLDGQEPPPPPRHISFEVLP